In Bradyrhizobium lablabi, one DNA window encodes the following:
- the tyrS gene encoding tyrosine--tRNA ligase: MTTFKSDFLHILQERGFIHQCSDFEGLDALAAKGEATAYVGYDCTAPSLHIGNFLTMMMLYWLQQSGNKPITLMGGGTTMVGDPSGKDESRALRSVEEIEANKASIRGVFAKVLRYGSGATDAVMLDNAEWLTKLNWIEMLRDIGRHFSVNRMLTMDSVRLRLEREQEMSFIEFNYMVCQAYDFVELSRRVGCRLQMGGSDQWGNIVNGVDLGRRMGTPQLFALTTPLLTTASGEKMGKTASGAVWLNAEQFSPYDFWQYWRNVEDADVVKFLKLFTILPMNEIARLAALKGSEINEAKKVLATEATALLHGRDAANAASDTARQTFEEGLVAESLPTVAISRGEFDGGLGVLSAFVKAGLVASNGEARRQIKGGGLRVNDVAVSDEKMMLKPGDLTPEGVIKLSLGKKRHVLLKPA, translated from the coding sequence ATGACTACTTTTAAATCCGATTTTCTCCATATCTTGCAGGAACGCGGCTTCATCCATCAGTGTTCCGATTTCGAGGGACTGGACGCGCTCGCCGCTAAAGGCGAAGCCACCGCCTATGTCGGGTATGACTGCACCGCGCCGTCGCTGCATATCGGCAACTTCCTCACCATGATGATGCTGTACTGGCTGCAGCAGAGCGGCAACAAGCCGATCACCCTGATGGGCGGCGGCACGACCATGGTCGGCGATCCCTCCGGCAAGGACGAATCGCGCGCGCTGCGCTCGGTCGAGGAGATCGAGGCCAACAAGGCCAGCATCCGCGGCGTGTTCGCCAAGGTGCTGCGCTACGGTTCCGGCGCGACCGATGCGGTCATGCTGGACAATGCCGAATGGCTAACAAAACTGAACTGGATCGAGATGCTGCGCGACATCGGCCGGCATTTCTCGGTCAACCGCATGTTGACGATGGACTCCGTCCGGCTGCGTCTCGAGCGCGAGCAGGAGATGAGTTTCATCGAGTTCAACTACATGGTCTGCCAGGCCTACGATTTCGTCGAATTATCGCGGCGCGTCGGCTGCCGGTTGCAGATGGGCGGCTCTGACCAGTGGGGCAACATCGTCAATGGCGTCGACCTCGGCCGCCGCATGGGAACCCCGCAACTGTTCGCGCTGACGACGCCGCTGCTGACGACCGCGTCCGGCGAGAAGATGGGCAAGACCGCGAGCGGCGCGGTCTGGCTCAACGCGGAACAATTCAGCCCCTACGATTTCTGGCAATATTGGCGCAACGTCGAAGACGCCGACGTCGTCAAATTCCTAAAGCTGTTCACGATCCTGCCGATGAACGAGATCGCGCGCCTCGCGGCGTTAAAGGGTTCCGAAATTAACGAAGCCAAGAAGGTGCTGGCGACGGAGGCAACCGCGTTGCTGCACGGCCGCGATGCCGCCAACGCCGCATCTGATACCGCGCGTCAAACGTTTGAGGAAGGTCTCGTCGCCGAAAGCCTTCCGACGGTTGCGATCTCGCGCGGCGAGTTCGATGGCGGGCTTGGTGTGCTGAGCGCTTTTGTCAAAGCAGGCCTGGTCGCGTCGAACGGCGAGGCGCGCCGCCAGATCAAGGGCGGCGGACTCCGCGTCAACGACGTCGCGGTTTCGGACGAAAAGATGATGCTGAAACCCGGCGACCTCACGCCGGAGGGCGTCATAAAACTCTCCCTCGGCAAGAAGCGCCACGTCCTGCTCAAGCCTGCATAG
- a CDS encoding glutathione S-transferase family protein: MAAHIKLISHKLCPYVQRAVIALAEKGVSFERIDIDLANKPDWFLAISPLGKTPVLQVGDAAIFESAVILEYLEETQPGPLHPADPLRRAEHRGWIEFGSAVLGDIAGFYSAPDEATFKAKASQLEQRFARLEARVAAAPWFDGEDFSLVDAVFGPVFRYFDVFDKIADFGILSGKPKLVQWRKALAVRPSVRSAVSADYPALLRAFIERRNSWLLGLQARDAA; this comes from the coding sequence ATGGCCGCGCACATAAAACTGATCAGCCACAAGCTTTGTCCCTATGTGCAGCGCGCGGTGATCGCGCTCGCCGAAAAGGGCGTTTCGTTCGAGCGGATCGATATCGATCTCGCCAACAAGCCGGATTGGTTTCTGGCGATCTCGCCGCTCGGCAAGACGCCGGTGCTCCAAGTCGGCGACGCCGCGATTTTCGAGTCGGCGGTGATCCTGGAGTACCTTGAGGAGACGCAACCAGGACCGCTGCATCCCGCCGATCCCTTGAGGCGCGCCGAGCATCGCGGCTGGATCGAATTCGGATCGGCCGTGCTCGGCGATATCGCGGGGTTTTATTCGGCGCCCGATGAGGCGACTTTCAAGGCCAAGGCGTCGCAACTCGAGCAGCGCTTTGCGCGGCTAGAGGCTCGCGTCGCGGCCGCGCCATGGTTTGACGGCGAAGATTTTTCGCTGGTCGATGCGGTGTTCGGACCGGTGTTCCGCTATTTCGATGTGTTCGACAAGATCGCGGATTTCGGAATTCTGTCGGGCAAGCCGAAGCTCGTACAATGGCGCAAGGCGCTTGCGGTGCGGCCGTCGGTGCGATCGGCGGTCAGCGCGGACTATCCGGCGCTGCTGCGCGCGTTCATCGAGCGGCGGAATTCGTGGCTGTTGGGATTGCAAGCGCGCGACGCGGCTTGA
- a CDS encoding MFS transporter codes for MDQNSPSEDSELRPLKSAHTALSVLALCFALSVLGRGLGESFTVFLKPISESFGWDRAQVVSVYSLTALAGGLAAPLVGRLFDRSGPRTVYSLGLLLLAGAFLTAAHAQYLWQFQLSIGICVGLGIAFIGNVPNSILLGRWFGARLPTAMAVVYSATGAGVLILLPASQVLIDHIGWRGAYQIFGIVALLLLLPLLLLPWRLFSTGSPHLAKSAAAGFVDEGWTLLRAMRHHAFWALFSTFFFTAIGMYAIAPQIVAYLIDAGFPPLQAATAWGFSGVVLLFGMLGISSLDGLIGRRPSVLFSYAVSIAGILMLWLLQWYPNYWLLTGFVVCFGSMIGSRGPLLTATAMKIFRGKRVGTIYGAISIGSGLGSAFGSWGGGLIHDVSHSYNPLIVFSLISVVLGMIPFLVVPALRR; via the coding sequence ATGGACCAAAATAGCCCAAGCGAAGATTCCGAATTGCGCCCACTGAAATCGGCGCACACGGCTCTCAGCGTGCTCGCGCTGTGCTTTGCGCTGTCGGTGCTCGGCCGCGGTCTCGGCGAGAGTTTTACGGTTTTCCTCAAACCCATCTCGGAGAGTTTTGGCTGGGACCGCGCCCAGGTGGTCTCGGTCTATTCGCTGACCGCGCTGGCCGGTGGGCTGGCGGCGCCTCTGGTCGGCCGGCTGTTCGACCGTTCCGGTCCCCGCACCGTCTATTCGCTCGGACTATTGTTGCTCGCCGGCGCGTTCTTGACCGCCGCGCACGCCCAATATCTCTGGCAGTTCCAGTTGAGCATCGGCATCTGCGTCGGTCTCGGCATCGCCTTTATCGGCAATGTTCCAAATTCGATCCTGCTCGGCCGCTGGTTCGGCGCGCGGCTGCCGACCGCGATGGCGGTGGTGTATTCCGCGACCGGCGCCGGCGTCCTGATCCTGCTGCCGGCGTCGCAAGTCCTGATCGATCATATCGGCTGGCGCGGCGCCTATCAGATTTTTGGCATTGTCGCGCTGCTGTTGTTGTTGCCGCTATTGCTATTGCCGTGGCGATTGTTCTCCACCGGCTCGCCGCATTTGGCGAAAAGCGCCGCCGCCGGTTTCGTCGACGAAGGCTGGACGCTGCTCCGCGCGATGCGCCACCACGCGTTCTGGGCCTTGTTTTCGACGTTCTTCTTCACCGCGATCGGCATGTATGCGATCGCGCCGCAAATCGTCGCCTATCTGATCGACGCGGGATTTCCGCCGTTACAGGCGGCGACCGCCTGGGGTTTTTCGGGCGTGGTGCTGTTGTTCGGCATGCTCGGCATCTCCTCGCTCGACGGCCTCATCGGCCGCCGGCCGTCGGTGTTGTTCAGCTATGCGGTGTCGATCGCCGGCATCCTCATGCTGTGGCTCTTGCAATGGTATCCGAACTACTGGCTGTTGACCGGCTTTGTCGTCTGCTTCGGCAGCATGATCGGCTCGCGCGGCCCGCTACTCACGGCGACCGCGATGAAGATCTTTCGGGGAAAGCGGGTCGGCACCATCTACGGCGCGATTTCGATCGGCAGCGGCCTCGGATCGGCGTTCGGCTCCTGGGGCGGCGGCCTGATCCACGATGTCAGCCACAGCTATAATCCGCTGATCGTGTTCTCGCTGATCAGCGTCGTCCTGGGGATGATCCCGTTCCTGGTCGTGCCGGCGCTGCGGCGCTAG
- a CDS encoding anhydro-N-acetylmuramic acid kinase, which translates to MMLTAIGLMSGTSLDGVDVALIETDGKQVRAFGPSGYRAYTDHERGLLRQALNEAPNLLHREARPGILREAERIVTLAHAEAVAIFTSHNRISYEDIDIVGFHGQTVLHRPAEKMTVQIGDGPALAKAIHIPVMHDFRAADVDAGGQGAPLVPVYHRALAQSLEREGPIVVVNIGGVSNITYIDGPNTLIACDTGPGNALLDDHIFRTMGQPFDCEGRTAAQGAVDVAWVMRALQHPFFALPPPKSLDRNDFASLKVRDMSPADGAATLTALTAEAIARIVPLLPKEPKCWIVAGGGARNLTMLRMLRERLDPATVEAADALGWSADAIEAQAFGFLAARGLKGLPLSYPATTGVPIPMTGGVIARP; encoded by the coding sequence ATAATGCTGACGGCAATCGGTCTGATGAGCGGCACCTCGCTCGACGGGGTCGACGTCGCCTTGATCGAAACCGACGGCAAGCAGGTCAGGGCGTTCGGACCCTCCGGCTATCGGGCTTATACCGACCACGAGCGCGGCCTGCTGCGCCAGGCCCTGAACGAAGCCCCGAACCTGCTGCACCGCGAGGCGCGGCCCGGCATCCTGCGCGAGGCCGAGCGCATCGTTACCTTGGCCCACGCCGAGGCCGTCGCCATCTTCACCTCGCATAACCGCATCAGCTATGAAGACATCGATATCGTCGGCTTTCACGGCCAGACCGTGCTGCACCGGCCGGCAGAGAAGATGACCGTGCAGATCGGCGATGGTCCGGCGCTCGCCAAGGCGATCCATATCCCGGTGATGCATGATTTCCGCGCGGCCGACGTCGACGCCGGCGGCCAGGGCGCGCCGCTTGTGCCGGTCTATCATCGCGCGCTGGCGCAGTCGCTGGAGCGCGAAGGCCCGATCGTTGTGGTCAATATCGGCGGCGTCTCCAACATCACCTATATCGACGGCCCCAACACGCTGATCGCCTGCGATACCGGGCCCGGCAATGCGCTGCTCGACGATCACATCTTTCGCACCATGGGACAGCCGTTCGATTGCGAAGGCCGCACGGCGGCGCAGGGCGCGGTGGACGTGGCATGGGTGATGCGCGCGCTGCAGCATCCGTTCTTTGCGCTGCCGCCGCCGAAATCGCTCGACCGCAACGATTTTGCCTCGCTCAAGGTGCGCGACATGTCTCCCGCCGATGGCGCCGCGACGCTGACGGCGCTCACGGCCGAAGCCATCGCCCGGATCGTGCCGCTACTGCCGAAAGAGCCGAAGTGCTGGATCGTCGCCGGCGGCGGCGCGCGCAACCTGACCATGCTGCGGATGCTGCGCGAGCGCCTCGACCCGGCAACGGTGGAAGCCGCCGACGCGCTCGGCTGGTCGGCGGATGCCATCGAGGCGCAGGCCTTTGGGTTTTTGGCGGCGCGGGGCTTAAAAGGCCTGCCGCTGAGCTATCCGGCGACGACGGGCGTGCCGATCCCGATGACCGGTGGAGTGATCGCCCGGCCGTGA
- a CDS encoding redoxin domain-containing protein — protein MSKKTRKKSPKPSPKKAPKKAPKKSPKSSSRKAAAVQPANAAKTRPSKTRATAAGKSRKNDIKQPGKAASGASHKAATKQLTKASSPAARTSGLTEGAAAPAFRLPRDGGDTVSLSDYAGKKLVLFFYPRADTPGCTKEAIDFTRLAADFAASNTAVLGVSGDSLKAQESFRNKHELTIPLISDEKHEMLQAYGAWGEKSMYGRTFEGILRTTVLIGADGQIIRIWRHVRVDGHADEVLAAAKAV, from the coding sequence ATGTCCAAGAAAACGCGCAAGAAATCCCCCAAGCCATCCCCCAAGAAAGCTCCTAAGAAGGCCCCCAAGAAATCCCCTAAGTCATCCTCCCGCAAAGCGGCCGCTGTGCAGCCCGCGAACGCGGCGAAAACGCGCCCCTCCAAAACCCGCGCGACAGCCGCCGGCAAATCACGCAAGAACGATATCAAACAGCCGGGGAAAGCTGCTTCGGGAGCGTCGCACAAGGCCGCGACAAAACAGTTAACAAAAGCCTCCTCGCCGGCCGCGCGAACTTCAGGTTTGACCGAAGGCGCCGCCGCGCCGGCCTTCCGCCTGCCGAGGGACGGCGGCGACACCGTCTCGCTGTCCGACTACGCCGGCAAGAAGCTGGTGCTGTTTTTCTATCCCCGGGCCGACACGCCAGGCTGCACCAAGGAGGCCATCGACTTCACGCGGCTGGCCGCGGACTTCGCCGCGAGCAACACGGCGGTACTCGGCGTCTCCGGCGATTCCCTAAAGGCACAGGAATCCTTTCGAAACAAACATGAACTGACAATTCCTCTCATTTCGGACGAAAAACACGAGATGCTGCAGGCCTATGGCGCCTGGGGAGAAAAATCCATGTACGGCAGGACGTTCGAGGGAATTCTTCGCACCACGGTTCTGATCGGCGCCGACGGCCAAATCATACGAATCTGGCGCCATGTCAGGGTCGACGGCCACGCCGACGAGGTGCTGGCCGCAGCAAAGGCCGTATAA
- a CDS encoding DUF3971 domain-containing protein, which produces MPVQERPLRVDGRGLGGDQSNQQRQHREAMARNTSPQGSSPRADVQPSQWDDADWDQDHDEAAGHRARRLLSRSDSGFYRIGDYLARFRRWLTGERWVRRLAIAIALLALIFAGCFGGLWWRLGAGPINLEMATPWLAAAIEENIGHDNTVEVGGTQIERAGRIGIAVRIRDIIVRDRDHAIVASAPKAEVRLSGTALLMGRLRAQSLNLVDAELAVRITPDGYVTVSTGDNARPLATGVASKRQLGAAPPASDPTGSGQTSASGQSSVTLPINPAAPPPAAQPGTTAAIPGKDSTSGLLAGLDWLDSLSLTGLDGQNLNEIGLKNGSLIIDDQQRGNKWNFENITLSLRRPSGGGVALSVGEDGRHAWSLRVTVGAPANGVRSVDIRADKVSTKNILLALRLKDLTYSADLPLTGELKGELGRDGLPTYFRGKLSAGAGPIIDSDTPDYPMAIDSAELSVEWDAGRRVLVAPFKIVSGQNRITLLAHLEPPNDSIPDWQLGFSGGTIVLAAIDPEQPPLIFNRIAIGMRFDTDKRRVLLTQADISNGEIGVAGTGSIDYAAEPRLTLGFAGTPMSASALKRMWPILIVPEVREWVIERVERGSLQRIEVGVNSPVRNLSRRGPPIPDDGLSVNIVASGVTLHPVDEMPSVHDADLKAHVTGRTATVTIGQAASDTPAGRKLTISDFVFEVPDMAPKPSPAKVKFRIDGPVPAAAELLASDRLSDLSGTLIDPNSSKGTFSALITLGLPVKGSLTKADTVYTATADLSGFTADKLVMNQKLEASTLKIVANNAGYQVKGDVKINGQAAALDYRKPNEGDADIKLQATLDDASRARLGFDLGPAVSGALPVKVIGRIGTDSRVGIDADLTSLKLDNILPGWVKLPGKSSHAVFNVVQKPQSTRLEDIVIDGGGVSIKGSIEVDPNGDLINATFPTYSPSEGDKTSLKAERGPDGVVKVTMRGEVFDGRSFLKSAISGKEADPKSKIKTVDFDVDLKLGAVAGFFGEALRSVDCKISRRGGAIRNFALSGKLGRDTPLIGDLRGRTQGHDVIYLETSDAGAFLRFTDTYSKVVGGELQYAVDPPTAEPSAKEGVILVRDFTVKGEASLDRLAAGGPAAVQSGISFSRLRAEFTRQNGQIAIREGVVKGPMIGGTIEGSIDYLRNQVRMSGTFVPMYGLNNMFGQIPVLGLFLGGGSNEGLFGVTYEVVGTTDKPELRVNPISAILPGVSRKIMDFNTGKQNNPVEFPPNN; this is translated from the coding sequence ATGCCGGTACAGGAGCGTCCGTTACGTGTCGACGGGCGAGGCCTTGGCGGCGATCAATCTAACCAGCAGCGCCAGCACCGAGAGGCAATGGCAAGGAATACGTCGCCCCAGGGGTCAAGTCCGCGTGCTGACGTCCAGCCCTCGCAGTGGGATGATGCCGATTGGGATCAGGACCATGACGAGGCGGCCGGCCATCGCGCGCGCCGGCTGTTGTCGCGATCGGACTCCGGCTTTTATCGGATCGGCGATTACCTCGCCCGGTTTCGCCGCTGGCTCACGGGTGAACGCTGGGTCAGGCGGCTTGCGATCGCCATCGCGTTGTTGGCCCTGATTTTCGCCGGCTGCTTCGGCGGATTGTGGTGGCGGCTTGGCGCCGGTCCGATCAATCTCGAGATGGCGACGCCGTGGCTTGCGGCGGCGATCGAGGAAAATATCGGTCACGACAATACCGTCGAAGTTGGCGGCACGCAGATCGAGCGCGCGGGTAGGATCGGCATCGCCGTGCGCATCCGCGACATCATCGTCAGGGATCGCGACCACGCCATCGTGGCAAGCGCGCCGAAGGCCGAGGTGAGGCTTTCGGGCACCGCGCTCTTGATGGGGCGGCTTCGCGCCCAGAGCCTCAATCTGGTCGACGCCGAACTCGCGGTGCGGATCACGCCGGATGGCTATGTCACCGTTTCCACCGGCGACAATGCACGTCCGCTCGCGACCGGCGTCGCCTCGAAGCGGCAACTGGGTGCCGCGCCGCCAGCATCGGACCCGACTGGGTCCGGCCAGACTTCTGCGTCCGGCCAGTCCAGCGTGACGCTTCCGATCAACCCGGCCGCCCCGCCGCCGGCGGCACAACCCGGCACGACGGCGGCGATCCCCGGCAAAGATTCCACAAGCGGGCTGCTTGCCGGCCTCGACTGGCTCGACAGCCTGAGCCTGACCGGACTGGACGGACAAAACCTCAACGAAATCGGCCTGAAGAACGGAAGCCTGATCATCGACGATCAGCAGCGCGGCAACAAATGGAATTTTGAAAATATCACCCTCAGCCTGCGCCGGCCGAGCGGCGGCGGGGTGGCGCTGAGCGTCGGCGAGGACGGCCGCCACGCCTGGTCGCTGCGCGTCACCGTCGGCGCGCCCGCCAATGGCGTGCGATCGGTCGACATTCGCGCCGACAAGGTTTCCACGAAAAATATCCTGTTGGCGTTGCGGCTGAAGGACCTAACCTACAGCGCCGACCTGCCGCTCACCGGCGAACTGAAGGGCGAACTCGGCCGCGACGGTCTGCCGACCTATTTCCGCGGCAAACTCAGCGCCGGCGCGGGCCCCATCATCGACAGCGATACGCCGGATTATCCGATGGCGATCGATTCGGCGGAGCTGAGCGTCGAATGGGATGCCGGACGGCGCGTGCTGGTGGCGCCGTTCAAGATCGTTTCGGGGCAGAACCGGATCACGCTCTTGGCCCATCTCGAGCCGCCCAACGACAGCATTCCCGATTGGCAGCTCGGTTTTTCCGGCGGCACCATCGTGCTGGCCGCGATCGACCCCGAACAGCCGCCATTGATCTTCAACCGCATCGCCATCGGCATGCGCTTCGACACCGACAAGCGGCGGGTGCTCCTGACCCAGGCCGATATCAGCAATGGCGAGATCGGCGTCGCCGGCACCGGCAGCATCGACTATGCGGCGGAGCCGAGGCTGACGCTGGGCTTTGCGGGAACGCCGATGTCGGCATCGGCCCTCAAGAGGATGTGGCCGATCCTGATCGTGCCCGAAGTGCGCGAATGGGTAATCGAGCGGGTCGAGCGCGGCTCGCTGCAGCGCATCGAGGTCGGTGTCAACTCGCCGGTGCGCAACCTGTCGCGGCGCGGTCCGCCGATTCCGGATGACGGGCTTTCCGTCAACATCGTCGCCTCGGGTGTGACCTTGCACCCGGTGGACGAAATGCCCTCGGTGCACGACGCGGATCTGAAGGCGCATGTCACCGGCCGGACCGCGACGGTGACGATCGGGCAGGCGGCGTCCGATACACCCGCCGGCCGCAAGCTCACGATTTCGGATTTCGTATTCGAGGTGCCGGATATGGCGCCCAAGCCGTCGCCGGCCAAGGTGAAATTCCGGATCGACGGTCCGGTACCGGCGGCAGCCGAACTTCTCGCTTCGGATCGCCTCAGCGACCTTTCCGGCACCTTGATCGACCCGAACTCGAGCAAGGGTACGTTTTCGGCCCTGATCACGCTCGGCCTGCCGGTCAAGGGCTCATTGACCAAGGCCGACACGGTCTATACCGCGACCGCCGATCTCTCCGGATTTACCGCCGACAAACTGGTGATGAACCAGAAGCTCGAAGCCAGCACGCTGAAGATCGTCGCCAACAATGCGGGCTATCAGGTCAAGGGCGACGTCAAGATCAACGGCCAGGCCGCCGCGCTGGATTACCGCAAGCCGAACGAGGGTGATGCGGATATCAAATTGCAGGCAACCCTCGATGACGCCAGCCGCGCGCGGCTTGGATTCGATCTCGGCCCCGCCGTCAGCGGCGCGCTGCCGGTCAAGGTCATCGGCAGGATCGGAACCGACAGCCGCGTCGGAATAGATGCGGACCTCACCTCGTTAAAACTCGACAACATCCTGCCGGGCTGGGTCAAATTGCCGGGCAAATCCAGCCACGCGGTTTTCAACGTGGTGCAGAAGCCGCAATCGACCCGCCTCGAAGACATCGTGATCGATGGCGGCGGCGTCTCGATCAAGGGATCCATCGAGGTCGATCCAAATGGCGATCTGATCAATGCGACCTTTCCGACCTATTCGCCCTCCGAAGGCGACAAGACCTCGTTGAAGGCCGAGCGCGGCCCAGACGGCGTCGTGAAAGTGACGATGCGCGGCGAGGTGTTCGATGGCCGCAGCTTCCTCAAATCCGCCATTTCGGGCAAGGAGGCCGACCCCAAAAGCAAAATCAAGACCGTCGATTTCGATGTCGACCTCAAATTGGGCGCGGTGGCCGGCTTCTTTGGCGAGGCGCTGCGCAGCGTCGATTGCAAGATATCGCGGCGGGGTGGCGCGATCCGAAATTTCGCGCTCAGCGGCAAGCTCGGACGCGATACGCCGCTAATCGGTGATTTGCGCGGCCGCACGCAAGGGCATGACGTGATCTATCTCGAGACCAGCGACGCCGGGGCGTTCCTGCGTTTCACCGACACCTATTCCAAGGTCGTCGGTGGCGAGCTGCAATACGCCGTGGATCCTCCGACCGCCGAACCGAGCGCGAAAGAGGGGGTGATCTTGGTCCGCGACTTCACCGTCAAGGGCGAGGCCTCGCTCGATCGCCTGGCGGCGGGCGGGCCGGCCGCGGTGCAGAGCGGGATTTCCTTCTCGCGGTTGCGTGCCGAATTCACCCGGCAAAACGGACAGATCGCGATCCGCGAGGGCGTCGTGAAGGGTCCGATGATCGGCGGCACCATCGAAGGCAGTATCGACTATCTCCGCAACCAGGTGCGCATGAGCGGCACCTTCGTGCCGATGTACGGGCTGAACAACATGTTCGGCCAGATCCCGGTGCTCGGGCTGTTTCTCGGCGGCGGCAGCAATGAGGGGCTGTTCGGGGTGACCTACGAAGTCGTCGGCACGACGGACAAGCCGGAGCTTCGCGTCAATCCGATTTCAGCGATACTGCCCGGCGTCTCCAGGAAGATCATGGATTTCAACACCGGCAAGCAGAACAACCCGGTGGAATTCCCGCCGAATAACTAG
- a CDS encoding alpha/beta hydrolase gives MPEVIFTGPAGRLEGRYHPAKQKNAPIAMVLHPHPQFHGTMNHQIIYQCYYAFAHRGFSVLRFNFRGVGRSQGSFDHGTGELSDAASALDWAQTINPEARACWVAGFSFGAWIGMQLLMRRPEVEGFISIAPPANLYDFSFLAPCPSSGLIVHGEKDAVVPPKDVNTLVEKLKTQKGIVIDQQIIPGANHFFDGKLEPLMETVTGYLDMRLANVR, from the coding sequence ATGCCTGAAGTCATCTTCACCGGCCCCGCAGGCCGCCTCGAAGGCCGTTACCATCCGGCAAAACAGAAGAACGCGCCGATTGCGATGGTGCTGCACCCGCATCCGCAGTTTCACGGCACGATGAATCACCAGATCATCTACCAGTGCTACTACGCGTTCGCGCATCGCGGATTTTCCGTGCTGCGCTTTAATTTCCGCGGCGTCGGCCGCAGCCAGGGATCATTCGATCACGGCACCGGCGAACTTTCGGATGCGGCCTCCGCGCTCGATTGGGCGCAGACCATCAATCCGGAAGCGCGCGCCTGCTGGGTCGCGGGCTTTTCGTTCGGCGCCTGGATCGGCATGCAGCTTCTGATGCGCCGGCCGGAGGTTGAGGGATTTATCTCGATCGCGCCACCCGCCAATCTCTACGATTTTTCATTTCTTGCGCCCTGCCCGTCCTCCGGCTTGATCGTGCATGGCGAGAAGGACGCCGTGGTGCCGCCGAAAGACGTCAACACGCTGGTGGAGAAACTGAAGACGCAAAAGGGCATCGTGATCGACCAGCAGATCATCCCTGGCGCCAACCATTTCTTCGACGGCAAGCTCGAGCCGTTGATGGAAACGGTGACCGGCTATCTCGACATGCGGCTCGCCAACGTGCGGTAG
- a CDS encoding cysteine desulfurase family protein produces the protein MPDRVYLDWNATTPLRPEARAAMVEAWEILGNPSSVHAEGRQARKLVEDARAAVAVAIGALPQNVIFTSGGTEANALALTPGLRRASGHPVQRLVVSAIEHASVLTGGRFPAGAITSLGVTRSGLVDLDRLRSMLEDGPPALVSVMLANNETGAVQPVNEAAGIVHAAGGLLHVDAIQAFGKIPCDINVMNADLVTLSAHKIGGPKGVGALVLAEGVLGFEPLLRGGGQERGHRAGTENVAGIAGFGAAARAAMAALDKDAMRLETLRNRLERGLAQTPGAIVFSAEAPRLPNTTLFTVPGLNAETAIIGFDLTCVAVSSGSACSSGKVQPSHVLEAMGYGPELAKGAVRLSLGWSTSEADIDLAIKAWRKLAGTLLTGERRNTA, from the coding sequence ATGCCTGACAGGGTGTATCTCGACTGGAATGCGACCACGCCGCTTCGCCCGGAAGCCAGGGCGGCGATGGTGGAGGCGTGGGAAATCCTGGGCAATCCGTCCTCGGTTCATGCCGAGGGCCGCCAGGCCCGAAAATTGGTCGAGGATGCCAGGGCTGCGGTCGCGGTCGCCATTGGCGCGCTTCCGCAAAACGTGATCTTCACGTCGGGCGGCACCGAGGCCAATGCCTTGGCGCTGACGCCGGGGCTGCGGCGGGCGTCCGGGCATCCGGTGCAAAGACTTGTGGTTTCGGCCATCGAACACGCTTCAGTGCTCACGGGGGGTCGGTTTCCGGCCGGCGCCATCACTAGCCTCGGTGTAACGCGCTCGGGCCTCGTCGATCTCGATCGTCTGAGGTCCATGCTCGAGGATGGGCCGCCGGCGCTGGTCTCGGTGATGCTGGCCAACAACGAGACTGGCGCTGTTCAACCGGTGAACGAGGCGGCTGGGATCGTCCATGCCGCCGGAGGATTGCTGCACGTCGATGCGATCCAAGCGTTCGGAAAAATACCCTGTGATATCAATGTGATGAACGCCGATCTGGTGACGCTCTCGGCGCACAAGATCGGCGGCCCCAAGGGGGTGGGCGCCCTGGTTCTGGCCGAGGGGGTTTTGGGCTTTGAACCGCTGTTGCGCGGCGGCGGTCAGGAACGGGGGCACCGGGCCGGAACCGAGAACGTCGCAGGCATCGCGGGCTTTGGGGCCGCGGCCAGGGCCGCCATGGCTGCTCTGGATAAAGACGCCATGCGCCTCGAAACCTTGCGGAACCGGCTCGAACGCGGTCTGGCGCAGACCCCGGGGGCCATTGTCTTTTCGGCCGAGGCGCCGCGGCTGCCGAATACGACCCTGTTTACGGTGCCCGGCCTGAACGCCGAGACTGCGATAATCGGCTTCGACCTCACTTGCGTAGCGGTATCCTCGGGTTCCGCTTGTTCTTCGGGCAAGGTGCAGCCTTCCCACGTGCTCGAAGCCATGGGGTACGGTCCCGAGCTTGCGAAGGGAGCGGTGCGGCTTAGTCTGGGCTGGTCTACCTCCGAGGCGGACATTGATTTGGCCATTAAGGCTTGGCGAAAGCTCGCCGGTACCTTACTTACAGGGGAGCGACGAAACACGGCTTGA